In Listeria monocytogenes, the following proteins share a genomic window:
- a CDS encoding ArgE/DapE family deacylase, which produces MERERKIQILKDIVNIDSTNGHEEQVANYLQKLFAEYGIESEKVQYDVDRASLVSEIGSNDGKVLAFSGHMDVVDAGDVSKWKFPPFEAAEHEGKIYGRGATDMKSGLAAMVIAMIELHEEKQKLNGKIRLLATVGEEVGELGAEQLTQKGYADDLDGLIIGEPSGHRIVYAHKGSINYTVKSTGKNAHSSMPEFGVNAIDNLLLFYNEVEKFVKSIDATNEILGDFIHNVTVIDGGNQVNSIPEKALLQGNIRSISEMDNETVKQVLVKIINKLNKQENVNLELIFDYDKQPVFSDKNSDLVHIAKSVASDIVKEEIPLLGISGTTDAAEFTKAKKEFPVIIFGPGNETPHQVNENVSIENYLEMVDVYKRIATEFLS; this is translated from the coding sequence ATGGAACGAGAAAGAAAAATTCAAATCTTAAAAGACATTGTGAATATTGATTCGACTAATGGGCATGAGGAACAGGTTGCGAACTACTTACAGAAGTTGTTTGCTGAGTATGGTATTGAGTCTGAAAAGGTGCAATATGATGTAGACCGAGCTAGTCTTGTTAGTGAAATTGGTTCTAATGATGGCAAAGTTTTGGCGTTTTCAGGGCATATGGATGTAGTTGATGCGGGTGATGTCTCGAAGTGGAAGTTCCCACCTTTTGAAGCAGCAGAGCATGAAGGGAAAATATACGGACGTGGCGCGACGGATATGAAATCAGGTCTAGCGGCGATGGTTATTGCAATGATTGAGCTTCATGAAGAAAAACAAAAACTAAATGGCAAAATTAGATTATTAGCAACGGTTGGTGAAGAAGTCGGTGAACTTGGAGCCGAACAACTAACGCAAAAAGGTTACGCAGATGATTTAGATGGCTTGATTATCGGCGAACCGAGCGGACACCGGATTGTTTATGCGCATAAAGGTTCCATTAATTATACCGTTAAATCCACTGGTAAAAATGCCCATAGTTCGATGCCGGAATTTGGTGTGAATGCGATTGATAACTTGCTGCTATTTTATAATGAAGTAGAAAAATTCGTGAAATCAATTGATGCTACTAACGAAATATTAGGCGATTTTATTCATAATGTCACTGTAATTGATGGTGGAAATCAAGTCAATAGTATCCCTGAAAAAGCGCTACTGCAAGGGAATATTCGCTCGATTTCAGAAATGGATAATGAAACAGTGAAACAAGTGCTAGTGAAGATCATCAATAAGTTAAACAAACAGGAAAATGTGAATCTAGAATTAATATTTGATTATGACAAACAACCAGTATTTAGTGATAAAAATTCGGATTTAGTCCACATTGCTAAGAGCGTAGCAAGCGACATTGTCAAAGAAGAAATCCCGTTACTCGGTATTTCCGGAACAACCGATGCAGCAGAATTTACCAAAGCTAAGAAAGAGTTCCCAGTGATTATTTTTGGACCAGGAAACGAAACCCCTCACCAAGTAAACGAAAATGTTTCTATAGAGAATTATTTGGAGATGGTAGATGTTTACAAACGAATTGCCACCGAGTTTTTATCGTGA
- a CDS encoding MarR family winged helix-turn-helix transcriptional regulator, with translation MVKKEERLGVLLWFRFSRFYNRNMKLTNQNLRAVGISTAQFDCIAQIGLDKEITQQQLAEKLVVTKGNVTQLLAKLEQLGYITRTKTGREKHIALTEKGQACYRENVPKQEAFQQAQFDKLTRDEQKELLKLLKKLGE, from the coding sequence ATGGTAAAAAAAGAAGAAAGGCTAGGGGTTTTGTTGTGGTTTCGATTTAGTCGTTTTTATAATCGGAATATGAAGCTGACCAATCAGAATTTGCGAGCGGTAGGGATTTCGACAGCGCAGTTTGATTGCATTGCCCAGATTGGCTTAGACAAAGAGATTACACAGCAACAACTTGCCGAAAAATTAGTTGTAACGAAGGGAAATGTTACCCAACTCCTTGCGAAATTAGAGCAATTAGGCTATATTACGCGAACAAAGACAGGACGCGAGAAACATATTGCCCTCACCGAAAAAGGGCAAGCGTGTTACCGCGAAAACGTGCCAAAACAAGAAGCTTTTCAGCAAGCTCAATTTGATAAATTAACAAGAGACGAACAAAAAGAACTACTTAAGCTATTAAAAAAATTAGGAGAGTGA
- a CDS encoding ring-cleaving dioxygenase, with translation MKLTGIHHVSIFTANARANFDFYTKIMGLRLVKKSVNQDDPYTYHLYYGDEIGSPGTALTFFEVPNMAKNHPSRNAISSLSLRVPSDEALHYWDKRLDEHRIFHSKPIDQFGRKIIRLKDTDGLPVNLISDETSTQVTEVSPWEDSPVPAEYAICGLGPVRFSVFKKEKTDRLLTKILGFERIGAYEDDDKLVTVFKTGDVGLGGEVHVESRPDLEQGNLGAGGIHHVAFRVPTDGDLIGWTEMIQDLGYKNSGYVDRFYFHSLYFRESNGILIELATDEPGFQTDFTKEHGTYVDLPPHLEERREDILTHLKPLDTDK, from the coding sequence ATGAAATTAACGGGAATTCATCACGTATCTATTTTTACAGCGAATGCACGAGCTAACTTTGACTTTTATACAAAAATAATGGGACTACGACTAGTGAAAAAATCGGTTAACCAAGACGATCCATATACGTACCACTTATATTACGGAGACGAAATCGGTTCGCCGGGGACAGCGCTAACTTTCTTTGAAGTTCCAAATATGGCCAAAAACCACCCATCACGCAATGCGATTTCTAGCCTCAGCTTACGTGTGCCAAGCGATGAAGCCTTGCACTACTGGGATAAAAGACTCGATGAACATCGCATTTTTCACAGTAAACCAATTGACCAATTCGGGCGTAAAATTATTCGTCTAAAAGACACAGATGGCTTACCGGTCAATTTGATTTCCGATGAAACAAGTACACAAGTAACCGAGGTGAGCCCTTGGGAAGATAGCCCGGTTCCAGCCGAATATGCCATTTGCGGACTTGGCCCAGTGCGCTTCTCTGTTTTCAAAAAAGAAAAAACAGACCGCCTTTTGACAAAAATATTAGGCTTTGAGCGGATTGGTGCCTATGAAGATGACGATAAATTAGTTACAGTATTCAAAACTGGCGACGTTGGGCTTGGCGGGGAAGTGCATGTGGAGTCGCGACCAGATTTAGAACAAGGAAATCTAGGTGCTGGCGGAATTCATCATGTGGCGTTTCGTGTGCCAACAGATGGCGACTTAATTGGCTGGACAGAAATGATTCAAGACCTTGGTTACAAAAATTCAGGTTACGTGGATCGTTTTTATTTCCACTCTCTTTATTTCCGTGAAAGTAATGGTATTTTAATCGAACTCGCAACCGATGAGCCTGGTTTCCAAACAGATTTCACGAAAGAGCATGGAACCTATGTAGATTTACCGCCACATTTAGAAGAACGTCGCGAAGATATTTTGACGCATTTAAAACCACTTGATACTGATAAATAA
- a CDS encoding histidine phosphatase family protein: MAEGLRTIYFVRHGKTEWNMTGQMQGWGDSPLVAEGIDGAKAVGEVLKDTPIDAVYTSTSKRTQDTAAYILGDREIEIQPLEELKEMSFGTWEGIRVTEIDEQHPEERAKILHSPETYKAEVNGGETYYELAERLLEGIEKIIAENPSGNILVVSHGMSLTLLLYLLQGGTIEDHRKEAPRILNTSISIVEYQNGEFSLKKLNEVGHLDLK; this comes from the coding sequence TTGGCAGAAGGTTTACGTACAATTTATTTTGTAAGACATGGTAAGACGGAATGGAATATGACTGGACAAATGCAAGGCTGGGGCGATTCTCCGCTAGTTGCAGAAGGTATTGATGGGGCAAAAGCAGTTGGCGAAGTGTTGAAAGATACACCAATTGATGCCGTTTATACAAGTACAAGTAAACGCACGCAAGATACCGCGGCTTACATTCTTGGCGACCGCGAAATCGAAATTCAACCTCTGGAAGAACTAAAAGAAATGAGCTTTGGAACGTGGGAAGGCATTAGAGTAACTGAAATTGACGAACAACACCCTGAAGAACGCGCGAAAATTCTCCATAGCCCAGAAACCTACAAAGCAGAAGTGAACGGCGGCGAGACTTATTATGAACTTGCAGAACGACTGTTAGAAGGCATCGAAAAAATCATTGCAGAAAATCCAAGTGGCAACATTTTAGTCGTTTCTCACGGCATGTCACTTACGTTATTATTATACTTGCTACAAGGCGGAACCATTGAAGATCACCGCAAAGAAGCACCAAGAATCTTGAACACAAGTATTAGCATCGTAGAATACCAAAACGGCGAATTTTCTCTTAAAAAATTAAATGAAGTTGGTCATTTAGACTTAAAATAA